Proteins encoded together in one Shewanella acanthi window:
- a CDS encoding DoxX family protein, with protein sequence MAAFNPCFTKIKDGQGLSTKDPQQLYLCAHTLNRAAAVITLAISIVFFISGMGKLLSLPFFHVPFTLMNLPTGFGYVVGLVEVVAAFGLGFRDYRVVSASALLAIMMGALYYHFSYETAFQAVPALTLSAVLFLIIKLDETVDKMVRFQQQLLQSALGS encoded by the coding sequence ATGGCGGCGTTTAATCCTTGTTTTACAAAAATCAAAGATGGGCAAGGTTTGTCTACAAAGGATCCGCAACAACTGTACCTTTGCGCCCACACCCTAAATCGCGCGGCAGCTGTTATAACGCTTGCCATCAGCATCGTATTTTTTATTTCAGGAATGGGTAAATTGCTGAGTCTGCCGTTTTTCCACGTGCCTTTTACCCTAATGAATTTGCCGACGGGTTTTGGCTATGTCGTGGGGCTCGTTGAAGTGGTTGCCGCATTCGGACTTGGATTTAGGGATTATCGAGTGGTGTCGGCTAGTGCGCTGTTAGCCATCATGATGGGTGCACTTTATTACCACTTTAGTTATGAAACCGCATTTCAGGCCGTTCCAGCACTCACCCTTTCGGCGGTGTTATTTTTGATCATTAAGTTAGATGAAACCGTCGATAAAATGGTGCGGTTTCAACAGCAGTTATTACAATCAGCCCTAGGTTCTTAG
- a CDS encoding LysR family transcriptional regulator: MDIRQLKHLDALANTGSFTAAAKKLNMAQPALSQSIKRLEQALGVTLINRTSNKNDKLLALTAEGLVLHQHAMQILKQIKQAEAQIRAMANLTSGEVRIAVPGMLGSFYLPSRLMAFRHHYPELKLSLFEGGTRDALRMLQQEEVDIAIITAQDLQNDFDSQLLIREQVVIAMGTEHPLADQPSVTLTDFFNHELVMFKTGYFHREWILSQAKELGIKPNIGFETNLINLIKQIVSQGYGITTVLEMAISQKDDILAKPFDPPVFLNLHIAWKKERPVSQADRAFVEFLIKNR; encoded by the coding sequence ATGGATATTCGCCAACTCAAGCACTTAGACGCGCTTGCCAACACGGGCAGTTTTACTGCTGCGGCCAAAAAGCTCAATATGGCACAACCTGCCCTAAGCCAAAGTATCAAAAGGCTCGAACAGGCTTTAGGAGTAACGCTTATTAATCGCACCAGTAATAAAAACGATAAATTACTTGCGCTGACTGCCGAAGGCCTAGTACTGCACCAACACGCAATGCAAATCCTAAAACAAATCAAACAAGCCGAGGCGCAAATTCGCGCCATGGCTAACCTCACCTCCGGCGAAGTGCGCATTGCCGTGCCAGGCATGTTAGGTTCATTCTACTTACCCTCACGCTTGATGGCCTTTCGCCACCACTATCCCGAATTAAAACTGTCGCTATTTGAGGGCGGTACACGGGATGCGCTGCGGATGTTGCAACAGGAAGAAGTGGATATCGCCATTATCACGGCGCAGGACCTACAAAATGATTTTGATAGTCAGCTACTTATCCGCGAACAAGTCGTGATTGCCATGGGAACAGAGCATCCCTTGGCAGACCAGCCTTCGGTAACCCTTACAGACTTTTTCAACCACGAATTAGTGATGTTCAAGACGGGCTATTTTCACCGTGAATGGATTTTGTCACAGGCGAAGGAGCTTGGCATTAAGCCGAATATTGGCTTTGAAACAAATCTGATTAACTTGATAAAACAGATTGTGTCCCAAGGATATGGCATCACTACGGTCTTAGAAATGGCGATTAGCCAAAAGGATGACATTCTCGCTAAACCCTTCGACCCGCCGGTATTTTTAAACCTGCATATTGCTTGGAAAAAAGAGCGCCCCGTGAGTCAGGCTGACCGCGCCTTTGTGGAGTTTTTAATTAAAAATCGCTAA
- a CDS encoding propionyl-CoA synthetase, producing the protein MLDVGQQLHRTSIENKQAFWQEASKELEWVKPSEQILDETNAPFYRWFPRGELNTCYNAVDRHVIAGRGEQIAIHYVSPVTDTEYSISYQELQAQVSRLAGYLTSLGIEKGDRVVIYMPMVPETAYAMLACARIGAIHSVVFGGFAANELATRINDAKPKLVMSASCGVEPSGVIPYKPLLDKALDEAVHKVEHCLILNRAQYEAQMQDGRDRDWQTSIKDATPVGCVTVKATDPLYILYTSGTTGQPKGVVRDNGGHAVALSWSMSNIYDISIGDVFWAASDVGWVVGHSYIVYGPLLAGATTLLYEGKPVGTPDPGAFWRTIAKYRVKSFFTAPTAIRAIKREDPQAEYVSGLDLSCLKNVFLAGERCDPDTLHWAEEKLHKPVIDHWWQTETGWPVAANLMGVSPIAVKAGSPGRAVPGYQVEVVDEMGEQVAANVSGNVVIKLPLPPGTLTTLWQNDKRYQDSYLSMYPGYYLTGDAGYKDAEGYLYIMSRIDDIINVAGHRLSTGRFEEVLCQHPDVAEAAVIGVEDKLKGQVPLGLVVLKKGVTISDAELYQQLIHLVRQEIGPVASFRLVSAIQKLPKTRSGKILRGTMRKIADNQQYTAPATIEDPQTLELVRTTLTRMGYADALVE; encoded by the coding sequence ATGTTGGATGTCGGTCAACAATTACATCGAACTTCTATCGAGAATAAACAAGCGTTCTGGCAAGAGGCCTCCAAGGAATTGGAATGGGTTAAACCCAGCGAGCAGATCCTTGATGAGACGAATGCGCCCTTTTACCGCTGGTTTCCGAGGGGGGAGCTCAATACATGCTATAACGCCGTTGACAGGCATGTCATTGCGGGTAGGGGCGAGCAGATTGCGATTCATTATGTTAGCCCGGTCACGGATACAGAGTACAGTATCAGTTACCAAGAGCTACAGGCGCAGGTGTCACGGCTCGCAGGCTATTTAACGAGTCTTGGTATCGAAAAGGGTGATAGGGTGGTGATTTATATGCCCATGGTGCCCGAGACGGCCTATGCGATGCTAGCCTGTGCACGTATTGGTGCAATTCATTCGGTGGTGTTTGGCGGCTTTGCAGCCAATGAACTCGCGACACGAATTAACGATGCTAAGCCAAAGCTGGTGATGTCGGCGTCCTGCGGGGTCGAACCTTCCGGAGTTATTCCCTATAAACCCCTACTCGATAAAGCCTTAGATGAAGCGGTGCATAAAGTTGAGCACTGTTTAATCCTCAATCGAGCGCAGTATGAGGCGCAAATGCAAGATGGGCGAGACAGGGATTGGCAAACGTCCATTAAAGACGCCACGCCTGTGGGGTGTGTGACGGTGAAGGCGACCGACCCCCTCTATATTCTCTACACCTCAGGTACAACGGGGCAACCCAAAGGTGTGGTGCGCGATAATGGAGGCCATGCCGTTGCGCTTAGTTGGTCGATGTCCAATATCTACGATATCAGCATTGGCGATGTATTTTGGGCAGCCTCCGATGTGGGCTGGGTCGTGGGGCATTCCTATATTGTGTATGGACCCTTATTGGCGGGTGCAACGACCCTGCTTTACGAGGGTAAACCTGTCGGCACACCCGATCCGGGCGCGTTTTGGCGTACCATTGCTAAATATCGCGTGAAGAGTTTTTTTACTGCGCCTACGGCTATTCGTGCGATTAAACGTGAGGATCCCCAAGCTGAATACGTTTCAGGTTTGGATTTGAGTTGCTTGAAAAATGTATTCCTCGCGGGAGAGCGCTGCGATCCTGACACCTTGCACTGGGCGGAAGAAAAATTGCATAAACCTGTAATTGACCATTGGTGGCAGACCGAAACGGGCTGGCCGGTGGCCGCTAATTTAATGGGCGTATCACCCATTGCCGTGAAGGCGGGATCGCCAGGTCGCGCCGTGCCAGGCTATCAAGTGGAAGTGGTTGATGAAATGGGAGAACAGGTAGCCGCCAATGTGTCGGGTAACGTGGTAATTAAATTGCCGCTACCACCTGGTACGCTTACCACCCTTTGGCAAAATGATAAACGCTATCAAGACAGTTATTTATCTATGTATCCGGGTTATTACCTTACTGGGGATGCGGGTTACAAGGATGCCGAAGGCTACCTTTACATCATGAGCCGCATCGATGACATCATTAACGTGGCAGGGCATAGGCTGTCGACTGGCCGCTTTGAAGAAGTACTTTGCCAGCATCCAGACGTGGCTGAGGCCGCGGTGATAGGGGTTGAGGATAAACTCAAAGGTCAAGTACCGCTCGGGCTAGTGGTATTAAAAAAGGGGGTGACCATCAGTGATGCAGAGTTGTATCAACAGTTGATCCACTTGGTTCGCCAGGAAATTGGTCCCGTGGCCTCATTTCGATTAGTGAGCGCGATTCAAAAGCTGCCCAAGACCCGCTCGGGTAAAATTCTCAGGGGAACCATGCGCAAAATTGCGGACAATCAGCAATATACTGCACCTGCAACCATTGAAGATCCGCAAACCTTAGAGCTCGTTCGAACCACATTGACACGCATGGGGTATGCCGACGCGTTAGTCGAATAG
- a CDS encoding LysR family transcriptional regulator → MTLDQLQMFKSVALSGSLKAASDKLHKTQPAISQGIKQLESQLDIVLFDRQGYRLVLTEPGHKLLQYAKRVLNEAQEMRQVAKHLARGNEASVTLAFEASFNLARILPILERTQNEFPYTQIILKQEFLTGALESLQTDKADIAISAGGIEPIRASHVESAYLFSGNLLDVAAPRLLERHPDLSDARELVNEYQIVIQDTGAGTANIEFGVQDGQRKWYVNDFYTKKMLIQSGMGWGKLPRYMIEDSLSQGHLKALELRERQNQIRLNYYVMRNPHSPLGPVAEALWQQLVEFPSTQKHT, encoded by the coding sequence GTGACCTTAGATCAGTTGCAAATGTTTAAATCCGTTGCCCTTTCGGGTTCACTTAAGGCAGCAAGCGATAAGTTGCATAAGACTCAGCCCGCGATCAGCCAAGGAATTAAGCAGCTAGAAAGCCAACTCGATATCGTGCTCTTTGACAGGCAAGGTTATCGGCTAGTATTGACTGAGCCTGGCCACAAACTCCTGCAATACGCCAAACGAGTACTCAACGAAGCCCAGGAAATGCGCCAAGTCGCCAAACACTTAGCTCGGGGCAATGAAGCCAGTGTTACCCTCGCCTTTGAAGCATCCTTTAACCTTGCCCGCATCTTGCCCATTCTTGAGCGTACCCAAAACGAATTCCCCTATACCCAAATCATTCTCAAGCAGGAGTTTTTAACCGGTGCGCTCGAATCCCTACAGACAGATAAAGCCGATATCGCCATCTCCGCCGGCGGAATCGAACCGATACGCGCAAGCCATGTTGAATCGGCTTATCTATTTTCAGGCAACTTATTGGATGTCGCTGCCCCGCGTTTGCTTGAACGCCACCCCGATCTTTCGGATGCAAGAGAACTCGTCAACGAATACCAAATCGTGATTCAAGATACGGGCGCTGGCACCGCCAATATTGAGTTCGGAGTACAGGATGGCCAACGAAAATGGTACGTCAATGACTTTTATACTAAAAAAATGCTTATTCAAAGCGGTATGGGCTGGGGAAAATTACCCCGCTACATGATCGAAGATAGCCTATCACAGGGGCATTTGAAGGCATTAGAACTACGCGAGCGCCAAAACCAAATCCGACTGAACTACTATGTAATGCGTAATCCCCACTCTCCCCTTGGTCCCGTTGCCGAAGCGCTGTGGCAACAATTAGTGGAATTCCCATCGACACAAAAACACACTTAA
- a CDS encoding SDR family NAD(P)-dependent oxidoreductase: MRFDNQVALITGAGAGIGRAYAIMLAERGAKLVLIDQPKIASNANASVTHACAVTMPYGEKWHGTNNELQQTYDTLVKLGAQCRYYELDVSRNDDIDCMLNDVFKYWQRVDILINNAGVYGARAFEHISDADWQRQFDVDVFGSFYLTQALWPVMKLHGYGRILMTTAVSALFGDLHQVKLSAAKMALVGMVNSLAMEGESANIHVNSLCPEALTAMTRDHLAPAIQPLFSFETLCATAAFLVSEAAPNGQHLLAGAGSVSHGMFTEFQPIYFSEGQCTPDKLGKLWSQLYRAFPINLYQSGEDKVLAWAKQSAHEHHIKIK, translated from the coding sequence ATGCGTTTCGATAATCAAGTCGCCTTAATCACTGGCGCTGGCGCTGGCATTGGGCGGGCCTATGCTATCATGCTGGCTGAGCGAGGAGCCAAACTCGTGCTTATCGATCAGCCCAAGATTGCTAGTAATGCTAACGCTAGTGTCACTCATGCTTGTGCAGTCACTATGCCTTATGGTGAAAAATGGCATGGGACCAATAATGAGTTACAGCAAACCTATGACACCTTAGTCAAATTGGGGGCTCAGTGCCGTTACTATGAGCTCGATGTGAGTCGAAATGATGACATAGATTGCATGCTTAATGACGTGTTCAAATATTGGCAGCGCGTTGATATCCTGATCAATAACGCTGGGGTGTATGGCGCACGTGCCTTCGAGCATATCAGCGACGCCGATTGGCAGCGTCAGTTCGATGTCGATGTCTTTGGCAGCTTTTACCTGACTCAAGCACTTTGGCCTGTGATGAAGTTACATGGCTACGGTCGTATTTTGATGACAACGGCGGTATCGGCGCTCTTTGGTGATTTGCATCAGGTTAAGTTAAGCGCGGCGAAAATGGCTCTGGTGGGTATGGTTAACAGTCTTGCTATGGAGGGAGAGTCCGCCAATATTCATGTGAATAGTTTATGCCCTGAGGCACTGACGGCGATGACGCGGGATCACCTTGCACCTGCGATTCAGCCGCTGTTTTCCTTCGAGACCCTGTGCGCCACAGCTGCTTTCTTAGTGAGTGAGGCCGCGCCCAATGGTCAGCATCTCTTGGCGGGGGCGGGCAGTGTGAGTCATGGCATGTTCACTGAGTTTCAGCCTATTTATTTTTCTGAGGGGCAATGCACGCCGGATAAGCTTGGCAAACTTTGGTCACAGCTCTACCGCGCTTTTCCTATCAACTTATATCAGAGCGGAGAAGATAAGGTGCTCGCTTGGGCAAAACAGAGTGCACATGAACACCATATTAAAATTAAATAA
- a CDS encoding DODA-type extradiol aromatic ring-opening family dioxygenase produces MSATDNNLMPVLFVPHGGGPLPLLNDANHDELRAFLTEMPEVLPTPKAIVLITAHWEEAEFTVSSNPAPGMIYDYYGFPPESYTLTYPAQGDPALATTIAELVAAKGIAVKLDNERGFDHGTFVPLKLMYPEASIPVVQVSLVQGLDPKTHIAIGEALSPLREQGVLIVGSGMSFHNMRGFFSGDSAVISRSRAFDKWLTDSLMADSAAMTPALKLNDWSRAPEGRYCHPREEHLLPLLVCFGAAHAGSSKVQHVFNGTLFNAWISGYLWQ; encoded by the coding sequence ATGTCAGCTACCGATAACAATTTAATGCCAGTGCTGTTTGTACCCCATGGCGGCGGGCCTTTACCCCTGCTCAATGATGCAAACCATGATGAGCTACGGGCATTTTTAACTGAAATGCCAGAGGTTTTGCCTACACCTAAGGCGATTGTGCTTATTACCGCCCATTGGGAGGAGGCCGAATTTACTGTCTCTTCTAATCCTGCGCCTGGAATGATTTACGATTATTACGGATTTCCGCCCGAGTCTTACACGCTGACCTATCCAGCTCAAGGTGATCCAGCATTAGCCACGACAATCGCCGAGTTAGTGGCAGCAAAGGGCATCGCGGTTAAGTTGGACAATGAGCGAGGCTTTGACCATGGCACCTTTGTGCCTTTGAAACTCATGTATCCCGAGGCTAGTATTCCCGTTGTGCAAGTGTCGCTGGTACAGGGATTAGATCCTAAAACCCATATCGCCATTGGCGAGGCGCTATCGCCACTTCGTGAGCAGGGCGTATTAATCGTGGGTTCGGGAATGTCTTTTCACAATATGCGGGGGTTTTTCTCGGGCGACAGTGCCGTGATTAGCCGCAGCCGTGCATTTGATAAATGGCTAACGGACAGCTTAATGGCTGACTCTGCGGCAATGACGCCAGCATTAAAGTTGAATGACTGGTCAAGGGCTCCAGAGGGGCGATACTGCCATCCAAGGGAAGAACATTTATTACCCCTGCTGGTGTGTTTTGGTGCAGCCCATGCGGGAAGCTCGAAAGTGCAGCATGTATTTAATGGCACGCTGTTTAATGCATGGATTTCTGGTTACCTGTGGCAATAA
- a CDS encoding YbaY family lipoprotein produces the protein MFMKIRLFFLLSLMTLGLSACVTVEPEQPVVVNGAAGYLEKVLLPQGSEITIAIIDLNTPGVIVAQKSFQIARAPVPFKFFLPAQSIDKRINYGVVAMIKYQDRVIFQTYDRFPVINNGKFTTEVLMKAVMITP, from the coding sequence ATGTTCATGAAAATTAGGTTATTTTTTTTGTTATCACTGATGACATTGGGGTTGAGCGCTTGTGTCACCGTCGAACCTGAACAACCTGTAGTGGTCAATGGTGCTGCAGGCTATTTAGAAAAGGTTTTGTTGCCACAGGGGAGTGAGATCACTATTGCAATCATTGATTTAAATACCCCTGGCGTGATTGTCGCTCAAAAGAGTTTTCAAATCGCGCGCGCTCCTGTGCCATTTAAATTTTTCCTGCCAGCTCAATCCATCGATAAGCGCATTAATTATGGCGTGGTTGCGATGATTAAATACCAGGATAGAGTGATTTTCCAAACCTATGACCGTTTCCCGGTGATCAATAACGGCAAATTCACCACCGAAGTGTTGATGAAAGCGGTAATGATCACTCCTTGA
- the tesB gene encoding acyl-CoA thioesterase II — MSQVLDDLLSLLSLEQIENGLFRGQSQDLGFGHVFGGQVMGQALSAAKQTVAADRQVHSLHSYFLRAGDEKLPIVYEVENMRDGGSFSARRVRAIQKGRPIFYMTCSFQAPEQGFEHQAVMPEVPGPEGLLNQNELALTLRDKVPARILEKFMADAPIEMRLVNPLHPFAPKEKEPYRYVWLRANGTMPTDAHIHEYLLAYASDFNFLVTSAQPHGVSFLTPGMRMATIDHAMWFHRPINMGEWLLYSIDSPNASGGRGFVRGQFFNQQGQLVASTTQEGLIRMVKGN; from the coding sequence ATGAGTCAGGTATTGGACGATCTCTTATCATTACTTTCCCTCGAACAGATTGAAAACGGTCTTTTCCGCGGTCAGAGTCAGGATTTAGGATTCGGTCACGTGTTTGGTGGCCAAGTGATGGGACAAGCCTTAAGTGCGGCAAAACAAACCGTTGCCGCTGACCGTCAGGTACATTCTCTGCATTCTTATTTTTTGCGTGCCGGCGATGAAAAGTTGCCAATCGTCTACGAAGTCGAAAATATGCGCGATGGCGGCAGTTTTAGTGCCAGACGGGTCCGTGCGATTCAAAAAGGGCGCCCCATTTTTTATATGACCTGTTCATTCCAAGCCCCAGAGCAGGGTTTTGAGCATCAAGCTGTGATGCCAGAAGTGCCAGGCCCGGAGGGGCTACTCAATCAAAACGAGCTGGCATTGACTCTTCGCGATAAAGTGCCAGCACGCATTCTTGAGAAGTTTATGGCCGATGCGCCAATTGAGATGCGCCTTGTTAATCCGCTGCATCCCTTCGCGCCGAAGGAAAAAGAACCCTACCGCTATGTGTGGCTGCGTGCTAATGGCACTATGCCAACCGATGCCCATATCCATGAATATCTACTTGCCTATGCCTCGGACTTTAATTTTTTGGTGACCTCAGCCCAGCCCCATGGCGTGTCGTTTTTAACGCCGGGTATGCGTATGGCGACTATTGATCATGCAATGTGGTTCCACCGACCGATTAATATGGGCGAGTGGCTGCTCTATAGCATTGATAGCCCTAATGCTAGTGGTGGCCGCGGGTTTGTGCGAGGACAATTTTTTAATCAGCAGGGGCAATTAGTGGCATCGACGACCCAAGAAGGGCTGATCCGTATGGTAAAAGGTAATTAA
- a CDS encoding 1,4-dihydroxy-2-naphthoate polyprenyltransferase, with product MNPWILAIRPRTLPAAIGPLLIGNILALQLNSFSWLVAVTSMLCAVLLQIAVNLANDYFDFKNGIDTEARIGPVRVTQSGMIPPHKVRNAMTLCLLLALAVGSYLILHGGWPIAILAAAAMLGALGYSGGPYPLASHGLGEVAAFVFFGLVAVVGSYYLQAGATTLDAWLLGCAIGLFNAAIMLVNNTRDIQTDTQAGKNTLAVRIGEAQAKVLYQALIYLPFGLVIAGFLLGILPGLPVLLAGLSLLIARKLSADFYAESGEALNPLLGRTAKLTMIFSALFSVGLVFSA from the coding sequence ATGAATCCCTGGATTTTAGCCATTAGACCCCGCACTTTACCCGCAGCCATTGGCCCGCTGCTTATTGGTAATATTCTTGCGCTCCAACTTAACAGTTTTAGTTGGTTAGTCGCAGTGACCTCAATGTTGTGCGCAGTTTTACTGCAAATTGCTGTCAATCTTGCCAACGATTACTTTGATTTTAAAAACGGTATCGATACCGAAGCACGCATAGGGCCGGTGCGAGTCACCCAAAGTGGCATGATACCGCCTCATAAGGTGCGAAATGCCATGACCCTTTGCCTACTCTTAGCACTTGCGGTCGGTTCTTACTTGATTTTGCACGGTGGCTGGCCAATTGCCATTTTGGCGGCTGCAGCCATGCTTGGCGCCCTGGGGTACAGCGGAGGCCCCTACCCACTGGCCTCCCACGGTTTAGGTGAAGTGGCCGCCTTTGTGTTTTTTGGGCTCGTTGCTGTGGTGGGCAGCTACTATCTTCAAGCGGGTGCAACCACACTCGATGCTTGGCTATTGGGCTGCGCAATCGGTCTATTTAATGCGGCTATCATGCTGGTGAATAACACCCGCGATATCCAAACTGATACCCAAGCGGGTAAAAATACGCTGGCGGTTCGCATCGGTGAAGCGCAGGCTAAAGTGCTCTATCAAGCTCTTATTTATCTGCCATTTGGATTAGTGATTGCGGGATTTTTGTTGGGCATTCTTCCGGGCCTTCCGGTGCTGCTTGCGGGGCTGTCGCTGCTTATCGCCCGTAAACTCAGTGCCGATTTCTATGCGGAGTCAGGCGAAGCCTTAAACCCACTCCTTGGGCGCACCGCCAAACTGACGATGATTTTCAGTGCCCTGTTTAGTGTGGGACTCGTGTTTAGCGCCTAA
- the gndA gene encoding NADP-dependent phosphogluconate dehydrogenase has product MQNHSKLNDVGVIGLGVMGKNLALNIADNQYRVSAFDLDTAKVDGVLQQEKQERNGQELRITGCANFQEMLASLAKPRIFVLSVPAGAPVDGVCQALISAGIEADDIVIDTGNSLWTDTVEREARYKGQFIFFSSAVSGGEVGARFGPSLMPSGDESAWQHVAPIWQAIAAKVDPQTGLPIERFEPGNPVTEGEPCTTYIGPAGSGHYVKMVHNGIEYADMQLICEAYQLLHDGLGMSADEVGDVFERWNKGSLNSYLMGISAEVLKQADPMTGKPLVEMILDKAGQKGTGLWTAVSSLQIGCPAPTIAEAVYARAVSTQKSLRVQLSSKLAGPAAITLDDAQKAALIEALESALYCAKVCCYAQGFQLMAMTAKEQEWQLDFAEIAKIWRAGCIIRATFLQSITQAYEAKADLSCLLMADSFAEQLSQKQGAWRTALSAAIVQGIPVPCISSALAYYDSYRSETLPANLLQGQRDFFGAHTFERIDTPAGEKYHLDWSAKERKLSKV; this is encoded by the coding sequence ATGCAAAACCACAGCAAACTTAATGATGTTGGCGTAATTGGTCTTGGTGTAATGGGTAAAAATCTGGCACTGAATATTGCAGACAATCAATATCGCGTCAGTGCATTCGACCTCGATACCGCCAAAGTTGATGGTGTTTTACAGCAAGAAAAACAAGAGCGTAATGGCCAAGAACTGCGTATAACAGGCTGCGCCAATTTCCAAGAAATGCTAGCAAGTCTCGCTAAGCCCCGAATTTTCGTTCTCTCTGTTCCCGCCGGTGCGCCGGTCGATGGCGTATGTCAGGCCCTTATCAGTGCAGGGATTGAAGCCGATGATATCGTTATCGATACCGGTAACAGCCTTTGGACCGACACTGTTGAGCGCGAAGCCCGTTACAAAGGTCAGTTTATTTTCTTCAGCTCCGCCGTCTCAGGTGGTGAAGTAGGCGCCCGTTTTGGCCCGTCATTAATGCCAAGCGGCGATGAGTCGGCATGGCAACATGTGGCACCGATTTGGCAGGCGATTGCCGCTAAGGTTGATCCCCAAACGGGTCTGCCGATTGAGCGATTTGAGCCGGGTAATCCTGTGACTGAAGGCGAGCCTTGCACGACTTATATTGGTCCAGCGGGTTCTGGCCACTATGTCAAAATGGTGCATAACGGCATTGAATACGCCGATATGCAGCTTATCTGTGAAGCTTATCAATTGCTCCATGACGGCCTTGGTATGAGCGCCGACGAAGTGGGTGATGTGTTTGAACGTTGGAATAAAGGTAGCTTAAACAGCTATTTAATGGGTATTAGTGCAGAGGTGTTGAAACAGGCTGACCCAATGACGGGTAAGCCACTGGTTGAGATGATCCTCGATAAAGCCGGTCAAAAGGGCACGGGTCTTTGGACGGCAGTGAGCAGTTTACAGATTGGTTGCCCCGCGCCGACTATTGCCGAAGCGGTTTATGCCCGTGCGGTCAGTACTCAAAAATCCCTGCGTGTGCAATTGAGTTCAAAACTTGCAGGGCCTGCGGCTATCACGCTAGATGACGCGCAAAAAGCGGCATTGATTGAAGCACTTGAGAGTGCACTTTACTGCGCCAAAGTGTGCTGCTACGCCCAAGGCTTCCAACTGATGGCGATGACGGCAAAAGAGCAGGAATGGCAACTCGATTTCGCTGAAATTGCCAAGATTTGGCGTGCAGGCTGTATTATCCGCGCGACTTTCCTGCAATCGATTACTCAAGCCTATGAAGCGAAAGCAGATTTAAGTTGTTTATTGATGGCTGATAGCTTTGCTGAGCAGCTATCACAAAAACAAGGTGCGTGGCGCACTGCGCTGTCGGCGGCGATTGTGCAGGGTATTCCAGTGCCTTGTATCAGTTCTGCGCTGGCCTACTACGACAGCTATCGTAGCGAAACCCTGCCAGCTAACTTACTTCAAGGCCAGCGGGATTTCTTCGGTGCACACACCTTTGAGCGCATCGATACCCCAGCGGGTGAGAAATACCACTTAGATTGGAGCGCTAAGGAGCGTAAACTTTCTAAGGTTTAA